The following are encoded in a window of Dioscorea cayenensis subsp. rotundata cultivar TDr96_F1 chromosome 16, TDr96_F1_v2_PseudoChromosome.rev07_lg8_w22 25.fasta, whole genome shotgun sequence genomic DNA:
- the LOC120279071 gene encoding PX domain-containing protein EREX-like isoform X2, protein MGKLLSDIDVSRSAPVAAFLELEAAVRSSFQDVNSQTLSPSPSRVAVVMPSSVPFRTSSGVSVPDTLTIASKSQSVASDLGIDSTNELSDLGTPRQGRLQISETGIGDLGSVHDFTDTAGQLANGVLVRDSFVDHPEESAGSKLRVSKETLVLGKDHMHGTSSKEVLSRDRFEFITEQAHYKLSGHARKFSDESIGSDISSIRGSELSNPGMLNSIGDESIDLHGGQEGQSSREALNIMEVQFLNDTQIILPLDQQHKLNRLFTTMKQRLVTAKTDMEDLIARLNQEMAVKEYLTTKVKDLEGELEVTKQKSKENLQQAIVIERERVTRIQWDMDELRRKYLEMESRLKSEQGEKTRAELERTTALEDKEMLMQELDGKRVQIENLQKRLEVMEVKSKSDIEVLVKEVKVLRSSQADLKEALNRSLKEKTELERIIQKGNQQLANAKTSRRKLLHECKILRNRLQECSIDFLADEENNLLVNPSSVSDALDLLRTSDNRIGLLLAEAQLLAQDDDIDVNKSHGKDSSENRFSNGEDIARADSEIRKMLTDLLVDNARLRKQIISVMQCTLETVSKPQKEETSDFPARKTILNLFLER, encoded by the exons ATGGGAAAGCTGCTCTCTGACATTGATGTCTCTAGAAGTGCTCCTGTGGCTGCTTTTCTTGAGCTAGAAGCTGCAGTGAGGTCAT CCTTTCAGGATGTGAATTCACAAACTTTGAGTCCAAGCCCTTCACGTGTTGCTGTAGTTATGCCCTCTTCAGTTCCATTTAGAACCAGCTCAGGTGTCTCTGTTCCTGACACATTGACAATTGCATCAAAGTCTCAGTCAGTAGCATCTGATTTGGGTATTGATAGTACAAATGAATTGTCAGATCTGGGAACTCCTAGACAAGGTAGACTTCAGATATCTGAAACTGGCATAGGAGATCTCGGGTCAGTCCATGACTTCACTGATACAGCAGGGCAACTTGCCAATGGTGTCCTCGTGAGAGATTCTTTTGTAGACCACCCCGAAGAGTCTGCTGGAAGTAAGTTGCGTGTCAGTAAGGAGACTCTGGTTTTAGGAAAGGATCACATGCATGGAACTTCTTCTAAAGAAGTTCTTTCAAGGGATAGGTTTGAGTTTATAACAGAGCAGGCCCATTATAAGCTTTCTGGTCATGCTCGAAAGTTCTCAGATGAAAGTATTGGGAGTGATATAAGTTCAATAAGGGGCAGTGAACTCTCAAATCCAGGTATGCTTAATTCAATTGGTGATGAGTCTATTGATCTTCACGGTGGCCAGGAGGGTCAAAGTAGCAGGGAAGCTCTCAATATTATGGAGGTGCAGTTTTTGAATGACACTCAAATTATTCTTCCACTTGATCAGCAGCATAAACTGAATAGACTCTTTACGACAATGAAACAAAGATTGGTGACGGCAAAAACCGATATGGAGGATCTTATAGCACGACTAAATCAGGAAATGGCAGTGAAAGAGTACCTTACAACAAAG GTCAAGGATTTAGAGGGGGAACTTGAAGTTACTAAACAAAAAAGTAAAGAGAATTTGCAACAAGCTATTGTaattgagagagaaagagttacACGTATCCAATGGGACATGGATGAGCTTCGCAGGAAATACCTGGAGATGGAGTCAAGACTCAAATCTGAGCAG GGAGAAAAGACTCGTGCTGAGTTGGAAAGGACAACCGCATTGGAAGATAAAGAGATGTTGATGCAGGAGTTGGATGGTAAACGAGTACAAATAGAAAATCTGCAAAAACGCCTAGAAGTCATGGAGGTAAAGTCAAAGTCAGATATTGAGGTGCTTGTCAAAGAGGTCAAGGTTCTCAGAAGTTCTCAAGCAGATCTTAAGGAAGCACTTAACCGGTCTCTGAAAGAAAAGACTGAATTGGAG AGAATTATTCAGAAGGGCAATCAACAATTGGCAAATGCAAAAACATCAAGAAGGAAGCTTCTTCATGAGTGTAAAATTCTTCGAAATCGACTACAGGAATGCAGTATTGATTTTCTTGcagatgaagaaaataatttacTTGTCAACCCTTCTTCAGTCTCTGATGCTTTGGATCTTCTGAGAACTTCAGATAATAGAATTGGTCTCCTCCTCGCAGAA GCACAACTTCTTGCGCAGGATGACGACATTGATGTGAATAAATCTCATGGCAAGGATTCCTCAGAAAATCGTTTTAGCAATGGGGAAGATATAGCCAGAGCAGACAGTGAGATACGAAAAATGCTCACCGATCTATTAGTAGACAATGCGAGGCTACGGAAACAAATAATCTCCGTCATGCAATGTACTCTTGAAACTGTCAGTAAACCACAGAAGGAAGAAACCAGTGATTTTCCTGCCAGAAAAACTATTTTAAACCTGTTCCTAGAAAGATGA
- the LOC120279554 gene encoding uncharacterized protein LOC120279554 encodes MTGNPSVSLTLPTDGPAWVDLFVREMMNANNVDDARARASRVLDVLEKSIMARVTSEAMQNFEKENMVVKEQMKVVLHENNILKRAVAIQHERQKEHEARNQELQHLKQLVVKYQEQLRTLEVNNYALAMHLKQAQDSSSMPGRFHPDIF; translated from the exons ATGACTGGAAATCCATCTGTCTCTTTAACTCTCCCTACAGATGGTCCTGCGTGGGTTGATTTGTTTGTGCGGGAGATGATGAATGCCAATAATGTCGATGATGCAAGAGCTCGCGCATCTAGAGTTCTTGACGTACTGGAGAAATCCATCATGGCTCGTGTTACCTCTGAAGCTATGCAAAACTTTGAAAAG GAAAACATGGTGGTGAAGGAGCAAATGAAAGTAGTGCTTCATGAAAACAACATTCTGAAGCGAGCTGTTGCAATCCAACATGAACGTCAAAAAGAACACGAAGCGAGAAACCAGGAATTGCAGCATCTAAAACAACTAGTTGTGAAGTATCAGGAACAACTAAGAACACTAGAG GTTAATAATTATGCATTGGCAATGCATCTTAAGCAAGCTCAAGATAGCAGCTCAATGCCGGGCCGATTTCATCCAGACATCTTTTAG
- the LOC120279232 gene encoding signal peptidase complex subunit 3B produces MHSFGYRANAVVTFAVTILAVMCSIASLSDNFNASSPTAEIKVLNINWFQKQPNGNDEVSLTMNISADLQSMFTWNTKQVFVFVAAEYETPQNALNQVSLWDGILPSKENAKFWIHTTNKYRFVDQGSNLRGKDFNLTLHWHVMPKTGKMFADKIVMTGYRLPDSYR; encoded by the exons ATGCATTCCTTCGGGTACCGGGCCAACGCCGTGGTGACCTTCGCGGTGACCATTCTGGCGGTGATGTGCTCTATCGCCTCGCTTTCCGATAACTTCAATGCTTCCTCCCCTACCGCTGAAATCAAG GTCTTGAATATAAATTGGTTTCAAAAGCAACCAAATGGCAATGACGAG GTTAGCCTGACAATGAATATATCAGCAGACCTTCAATCAATGTTCACTTGGAACACGAAACAG GTTTTTGTCTTTGTGGCTGCTGAGTATGAGACACCTCAAAATGCTCTAAATCAG GTTTCACTTTGGGATGGGATCTTACCCTCAAAAGAGAATGCAAAATTTTGGATccatacaacaaacaaatatcGTTTTGTTGATCAG GGAAGCAACCTCCGAGGAAAAGACTTCAACTTGACACTGCACTGGCACGTCATGCCTAAGACCGGTAAGATGTTTGCTGACAAAATTGTGATGACAGGATATCGTCTGCCTGATTCATACAGATGA
- the LOC120279071 gene encoding PX domain-containing protein EREL1-like isoform X1: MAPRRSPWGWTGALLLRNGKGEIPVWPHDPRSGWSYCVMIPSWVVQPESGASGDGLLNPIIFYRVQVGIQSPEGVSTSYGILRRFSDFLKFSSALTKALPRKNIPAAPPKHALLRINSSRLLLEERRRALEEWMGKLLSDIDVSRSAPVAAFLELEAAVRSSFQDVNSQTLSPSPSRVAVVMPSSVPFRTSSGVSVPDTLTIASKSQSVASDLGIDSTNELSDLGTPRQGRLQISETGIGDLGSVHDFTDTAGQLANGVLVRDSFVDHPEESAGSKLRVSKETLVLGKDHMHGTSSKEVLSRDRFEFITEQAHYKLSGHARKFSDESIGSDISSIRGSELSNPGMLNSIGDESIDLHGGQEGQSSREALNIMEVQFLNDTQIILPLDQQHKLNRLFTTMKQRLVTAKTDMEDLIARLNQEMAVKEYLTTKVKDLEGELEVTKQKSKENLQQAIVIERERVTRIQWDMDELRRKYLEMESRLKSEQGEKTRAELERTTALEDKEMLMQELDGKRVQIENLQKRLEVMEVKSKSDIEVLVKEVKVLRSSQADLKEALNRSLKEKTELERIIQKGNQQLANAKTSRRKLLHECKILRNRLQECSIDFLADEENNLLVNPSSVSDALDLLRTSDNRIGLLLAEAQLLAQDDDIDVNKSHGKDSSENRFSNGEDIARADSEIRKMLTDLLVDNARLRKQIISVMQCTLETVSKPQKEETSDFPARKTILNLFLER; encoded by the exons ATGGCACCTCGCCGCTCCCCATGGGGATGGACTGGAGCCCTGCTCCTAAGAAATGG GAAGGGAGAAATACCAGTTTGGCCTCATGATCCCCGAAGTGGATGGAGTTATTGTGTGATGATACCTTCATGGGTTGTACAACCTGAGTCAGGAGCATCTGGTGATGGCTTGTTGAATCCCATAATT TTTTACAGGGTTCAGGTTGGTATTCAATCCCCTGAAGGGGTCAGCACGAGCTATGGGATACTTAGAAGGTTTAGTGACTTTTTGAAGTTCTCCTCTGCT CTTACCAAGGCGCTTCCAAGAAAAAATATTCCTGCTGCTCCACCAAAGCATGCTTTGTTGAGAATAAATTCCAGTCGTCTACTTCTTGAAGAG AGAAGGCGTGCTTTGGAGGAATGGATGGGAAAGCTGCTCTCTGACATTGATGTCTCTAGAAGTGCTCCTGTGGCTGCTTTTCTTGAGCTAGAAGCTGCAGTGAGGTCAT CCTTTCAGGATGTGAATTCACAAACTTTGAGTCCAAGCCCTTCACGTGTTGCTGTAGTTATGCCCTCTTCAGTTCCATTTAGAACCAGCTCAGGTGTCTCTGTTCCTGACACATTGACAATTGCATCAAAGTCTCAGTCAGTAGCATCTGATTTGGGTATTGATAGTACAAATGAATTGTCAGATCTGGGAACTCCTAGACAAGGTAGACTTCAGATATCTGAAACTGGCATAGGAGATCTCGGGTCAGTCCATGACTTCACTGATACAGCAGGGCAACTTGCCAATGGTGTCCTCGTGAGAGATTCTTTTGTAGACCACCCCGAAGAGTCTGCTGGAAGTAAGTTGCGTGTCAGTAAGGAGACTCTGGTTTTAGGAAAGGATCACATGCATGGAACTTCTTCTAAAGAAGTTCTTTCAAGGGATAGGTTTGAGTTTATAACAGAGCAGGCCCATTATAAGCTTTCTGGTCATGCTCGAAAGTTCTCAGATGAAAGTATTGGGAGTGATATAAGTTCAATAAGGGGCAGTGAACTCTCAAATCCAGGTATGCTTAATTCAATTGGTGATGAGTCTATTGATCTTCACGGTGGCCAGGAGGGTCAAAGTAGCAGGGAAGCTCTCAATATTATGGAGGTGCAGTTTTTGAATGACACTCAAATTATTCTTCCACTTGATCAGCAGCATAAACTGAATAGACTCTTTACGACAATGAAACAAAGATTGGTGACGGCAAAAACCGATATGGAGGATCTTATAGCACGACTAAATCAGGAAATGGCAGTGAAAGAGTACCTTACAACAAAG GTCAAGGATTTAGAGGGGGAACTTGAAGTTACTAAACAAAAAAGTAAAGAGAATTTGCAACAAGCTATTGTaattgagagagaaagagttacACGTATCCAATGGGACATGGATGAGCTTCGCAGGAAATACCTGGAGATGGAGTCAAGACTCAAATCTGAGCAG GGAGAAAAGACTCGTGCTGAGTTGGAAAGGACAACCGCATTGGAAGATAAAGAGATGTTGATGCAGGAGTTGGATGGTAAACGAGTACAAATAGAAAATCTGCAAAAACGCCTAGAAGTCATGGAGGTAAAGTCAAAGTCAGATATTGAGGTGCTTGTCAAAGAGGTCAAGGTTCTCAGAAGTTCTCAAGCAGATCTTAAGGAAGCACTTAACCGGTCTCTGAAAGAAAAGACTGAATTGGAG AGAATTATTCAGAAGGGCAATCAACAATTGGCAAATGCAAAAACATCAAGAAGGAAGCTTCTTCATGAGTGTAAAATTCTTCGAAATCGACTACAGGAATGCAGTATTGATTTTCTTGcagatgaagaaaataatttacTTGTCAACCCTTCTTCAGTCTCTGATGCTTTGGATCTTCTGAGAACTTCAGATAATAGAATTGGTCTCCTCCTCGCAGAA GCACAACTTCTTGCGCAGGATGACGACATTGATGTGAATAAATCTCATGGCAAGGATTCCTCAGAAAATCGTTTTAGCAATGGGGAAGATATAGCCAGAGCAGACAGTGAGATACGAAAAATGCTCACCGATCTATTAGTAGACAATGCGAGGCTACGGAAACAAATAATCTCCGTCATGCAATGTACTCTTGAAACTGTCAGTAAACCACAGAAGGAAGAAACCAGTGATTTTCCTGCCAGAAAAACTATTTTAAACCTGTTCCTAGAAAGATGA
- the LOC120278441 gene encoding uncharacterized protein LOC120278441 yields MSALVLGKRSNSFFEELHHHSPSSPSSSSPFDTSLAKRVRRSSSSSSSSSSPTRIRFSPPRPSLQSPQVLVSSSGFNSEILDRLRSLFPDMDHQILQRALEAAGNDLDSAIKSLNNLHLKAVKVKLPSALGGSVPESEPSIEPPNEGHF; encoded by the exons ATGTCTGCCCTAGTTCTTGGTAAGAGATCCAACTCCTTCTTTGAGGAGCTGCATCATCACTCACCTTCGTCTCCGTCGTCTTCGTCTCCCTTTGATACCTCTTTGGCGAAGCGCGTTCGtcgttcctcttcttcttcttcttcttcttcttctcctactCGCATCCGCTTCTCGCCTCCCCGGCCTTCGTTGCAGTCTCCGCAAGTCTTGGTCAGTAGCAGCGGGTTTAACTCTGAGATTCTTGATCGTTTGAGGTCTCTTTTCCCTGATATGGATCACCAG ATTCTTCAAAGAGCACTGGAAGCAGCTGGCAATGACTTGGATTCTGCCATAAAGAGCTTGAATAATCTTCATTTAAAGGCAGTAAAGGTAAAGTTACCATCTGCCTTGGGTGGATCAGTTCCTGAGTCTGAACCTAGTATTGAACCACCAAATGAAG GACATTTTTAA